The nucleotide sequence ATCGCCCTCTTTACCCTCGATTTGACCCACCAGCTCGTGACCGCCCCCGCTCGCCTGCAAGCCATTCGGGCAATTGACAGCCCCGCAGCGATCGCCGCTGCCGATATGTTGGAGTTTTACGGTCGCTTCAGCATGAAGCGATACGGTACGGCTGGAGGCTTTTTGCACGATCCCTGTCCGATCGCCTATCTGATTCAGCCGCAGTTATTTGAGGGGCGATCGCTGTCGGTTGAGCTGGAAACCCTCAGTGACATTACGCGCGGGCGCGCGATTGTGGATTTGTGGGGTGTCACCGGTCGGGATGCGAATGCGGTAGTGATGGAACGGGCTGATGCGGACGGGATTTACGGATTATTGTGCGATCGCCTGCGCCGACTTTGAGGGGCGATCGCGCTATGCAGATGGGGGCAGAATTTGACGCGACCGGTCAATATCGCTATACCCTCTGGCGGGAATGGGACGGTAGTCAGCCTCGGGTGGGGTTTGTCATGCTCAATCCCAGCACGGCGGATGCAACCGCAGACGACCCAACCATTCGGCGCTGTATGGGCTTTGCCCGACGGTGGGGGTGTGGCTCGGTGGAGGTGGTGAATTTGTTTGCCTATCGAGCGACTCGTCCCCAACTGTTGCAACAGGCGATCGAGCCGGTTGGGTTGGATAACGATCGCCAGATTCTTGCGGCCAGTCGGCGGGTCAGTTGGCTCGTGCTGGCTTGGGGAAATTTTGGCAGTTGGTTGGGACGCGATCGCGCTGTTGTCGCGCTGCTCAACTCTGTCAATTGTTACTGTTTGGGCCTCAATCGCACGGGCTCTCCCAAACACCCTCTCTATCTGCCCAATCGGACTCAACTAATTTCCTTCCATTCACTTCTTTGACGCGAAAGAGTATCCATCAAAAGGACGATCGACTCGATAATTTGTAACAAGAACTCAGAAGGTTTTAAATAGAGATAATATCCATACCTCGCAATAAGAATATGAATTTAGATAAACCTATGGAGAAGTTCTGTATCGACTTTGGGTTGAATCTCGAATGTTCTAAAAATTGCAATGTTATAGTGTATCTAGCCTCAGTCAGGTCAATGTTATTCAGCCATGGATTGCTTGTTTGACAGCGCGAGGAGTGTCAGGCATATCCAACAGCTAGAAGGTATGTTTTAGAGGTTCAATTTTAACATTTTGGAACTCGAGCGTATCGCTCGCAGTCAGGCGGATGGAGAGAGTTCTCAATCGGCTTTATGCGAGGAGTGTTTTTTGTGTGAGGCTTGCCAAGCGGAGTGTTATAGAGGGCAATCGAGAGTGTTATAGAGAGCAATCATTCTAGTGGCTAGTGCCGAGATACTAAGATTGCCAATCGATTTTTCACTCGATTAACTATCTCTACAAGATTTCAGTAGAGAGCGAGAGTTTGTATTATCAACTCTTGAAAGCAATGCCTATCCTGCAAATATTGACTGATATTTAGGGAGAGATTTCATGAAAGTCAGAAAAATTTTATTGGGTTCTGCAGTCGGCTGTTTGACGCTAGCGATGTCAACTGCTGGGGCATTGGCTCAAGCAACCCCATTGGAAGTGCAACTAGAATCAACTGGCTCCATTAGTAGCCCCTCAATTCGGTTTGTGGAAGCCCGCGAGAATGCCTTCAAGGATGCCATTCGTCGCAATAACGTACCGGTGGCCACCATTTTTGATGATTCGAACGCAACCACAAGGCAGGCAATGGGCTTTTCCAATCGCTTAC is from Synechococcus sp. PCC 7336 and encodes:
- a CDS encoding DUF1643 domain-containing protein produces the protein MRSPAPTLRGDRAMQMGAEFDATGQYRYTLWREWDGSQPRVGFVMLNPSTADATADDPTIRRCMGFARRWGCGSVEVVNLFAYRATRPQLLQQAIEPVGLDNDRQILAASRRVSWLVLAWGNFGSWLGRDRAVVALLNSVNCYCLGLNRTGSPKHPLYLPNRTQLISFHSLL